The following are from one region of the Magallana gigas chromosome 4, xbMagGiga1.1, whole genome shotgun sequence genome:
- the LOC105327021 gene encoding short transient receptor potential channel 7 isoform X2, which translates to MTKKQKSVHILSERLRPGLQDVERKYLESCELGDENFVKNVLNSGRVSADIEDTQGRTGLDISIENGHVSLVDYLLSKVSPKVIHQGLLCAIEYDREEICEILLNHPIYQTTHKDRDGVKSNEYSTIQGITSPNEVTAPDDDDLSMRSDISKFSELPVFNMLKEALIKAAIRNDFQIVQMIMMKGALVDIPHDYFCSCTSCIEEQNRDYMVFCNRRLDTFRALASPAYISLTDEDPVMSSFFLSKKFKQLQVMETEYKSTYEELDLQVQNFTLDLLNQCRTSEEVRSLLNSTEMTDANTNSFPLLQVALQMEQKKFVSHPKCQAQVSALWFSGLTGMRHLNRFEFLLLSIPLGMIFLPILSLVFIFVPWSKVTLLLNPPSTRFLSYTCSYITFLCLVVLGKIQFSNMWVSLGCEHSDPFTYVFITLIFMWIIGWIWEEMKQLFEQGAGNYFRSVWNIIDSLMLTFLLTSFTLDVVVPIRLQSSLAQHQINFNVSGEEININQLLFCYDVDNKNNYFSTERQCPTATIGVDWATSWVPDPELISDIMFSAGIILSIARISFIMPANETFGTMLVSFRRTFGDLVKLLAMFVLILLSFSCGLAALYAAHACQTAHFQGFSAVTFVLIWSLLGFGEGNTPNLNRSAPLSSITNNSSRITLTEWFGYAIYGLYVFAAIVVLMNLLIAVMSNTFQEVQDERDTEWKFSRTELWMTFIEPGCPVAPPFNIIPSIQNICEAWKKLCCLCSKSRCRTVKKQQSVICALIQRYIVHASRAKLEDDEDVTEDRLRRLIERTASRLEKRLDEITGHVQHVDDHVSHVDKGERDIQQLQKEEMQRTNTLIKAQEEYIELLKSKWKEGERFREQRLQEVMSMRAQRERLLQQHMFEEAHRLEEVITDTLEEADYIPRTTLT; encoded by the exons ATGACCAAGAAACAGAAATCTGTCCATATTTTGTCTGAAAGATTGAGACCAGGCTTGCAGGACGTCGAAAGAAAGTATTTAGAATCATGTGAGCTGGGAGACGagaattttgtcaaaaatgtgTTGAATTCAGGAAGAGTCTCTGCAGATATTGAAGACACACAGGGAAGAACTGGACTTGatatatcaatagaaaatgGACACGTTTCCTTGGTAGATTACCTTTTGTCCAAAGTCAGTCCAAAAGTTATCCACCAGGGACTTCTATGTGCTATAGAATACGATCGGGAAGAGATATGCGAGATTCTTTTGAATCACCCGATTTACCAAACCACACATAAAGATAGAGACGGGGTGAAAAGCAACGAATATTCTACCATACAAGGCATCACATCTCCAAATGAGGTTACAGCACCCGATGATGATGATTTATCAATGAGGTCGGATATTTCCAAATTCTCCGAATTGCCTGTTTTCAATATGCTCAAAGAGGCGTTGATTAAAGCAGCCATACGGAATGATTTTCAGATCGTTCAAATGATCATGATGAAAGGAGCATTGGTAGATATTCCTCACGACTATTTCTGTTCTTGTACATCATGTATTGAAGAGCAGAACAGGGATTACATGGTCTTTTGTAACAGAAGACTTGATACCTTTCGAGCTCTGGCAAGTCCAGCATACATTTCTCTAACAGATGAAGATCCTGTCATGTCTTCCTTCTTCCTCAGCAAAAAGTTCAAACAACTTCAAGTCATGGAAACTGAGTACAAG AGCACGTATGAAGAGCTTGACTTGCAGGTACAAAACTTCACTCTTGACTTGTTGAATCAGTGTCGTACTTCGGAGGAGGTGAGGTCGCTTTTAAACTCGACGGAAATGACCGATGCAAACACCAATTCTTTTCCTCTACTGCAGGTTGCATTGCAAATGGAGCAAAAGAAG TTTGTCTCTCACCCAAAATGCCAGGCTCAGGTATCAGCTCTTTGGTTTAGTGGACTTACAGGGATGCGTCACCTGAATCGTTTTGAATTCCTGCTGCTGTCTATTCCACTTGGAATGATATTTTTACCCATTTTATCCCTGGTTTTTATATTTGTACCATGGAGCAAA GTTACGCTTTTGCTGAACCCACCTTCCACCCGTTTCTTGAGCTATACATGTTCCTACATAACTTTCCTGTGTCTGGTTGTGTTGGGGAAAATCCAGTTTAGTAACATGTGGGTGTCACTTGGTTGCGAACATTCCGACCCATTTACATACGTTTTTATTACACTGATTTTTATGTGGATCATAG GGTGGATTTGGGAAGAAATGAAACAGTTGTTTGAGCAAGGAGCAGGCAATTACTTCCGCTCTGTGTGGAATATCATCGACTCTCTCATGCTTACGTTTTTGTTGACCTCTTTCACTTTGGACGTCGTTGTCCCCATTAGGTTGCAAAGTTCGCTAGCTCAACACCAGattaatttcaatgtatctGGTGAAGAAATCAACATCAATCAACTTCTCTTCTGCTATGATGTTGACAacaagaataattatttttcgaCGGAGAGGCAATGCCCTACGGCTACGATTGGTG TTGACTGGGCTACAAGTTGGGTCCCAGACCCTGAACTTATCTCTGATATAATGTTTTCTGCTGGGATAATTCTAAGCATTGCCAGAATATCTTTCATTATGCCTGCCAACGAAACATTTGGAACAATGCTCGTTTCATTTAGAAGGACTTTTGGTGACTTGGTGAAACTGTTAGCCATGTTTGTTCTAATCTTGCTTAGTTTTTCGTGTGGACTCGCCGCTCTCTATGCTGCACATGCGTGCCAGACAGCACACTTTCAAGG GTTTAGTGCTGTGACCTTTGTTTTGATTTGGTCACTGCTGGGTTTTGGCGAAGGAAATACCCCTAATTTAAATCGCAGTGCCCCTCTAAGTTCCATTACAAACAACTCATCACGCATCACATTAACGGAATGGTTTGGATACGCAATTTATGGTCTATATGTGTTTGCTGCTATTGTTGTTTTGATGAACTTGTTGATAGCTGTAATGAGCAATACTTTCCAAGAGGTCCAg GATGAGAGAGACACGGAGTGGAAGTTTTCACGTACAGAATTATGGATGACTTTTATTGAACCTGGCTGTCCGGTAGCCCCGCCCTTCAACATCATTCCTtccattcaaaatatttgtgaagCTTGGAAAAAACTGTGTTGCCTATGTAGCAAAAGCAGATGTCGTACTGTTAAAAAACAACAG AGTGTTATATGCGCCTTAATACAAAGGTATATAGTTCATGCATCTCGCGCAAAACTGGAAGATGATGAAG ATGTCACGGAAGACAGACTACGAAGACTGATAGAAAGAACAGCGTCACGACTAGAAAAACGATTGGATGAAATTACAGGTCACGTGCAACATGTAGATGATCACGTGTCTCATGTTGACAAAGGTGAACGGGATATCCAACAACTTCAAAAGGAGGAAATGCAAAGAACTAACACT ctCATAAAAGCACAGGAAGAATACATAGAACTATTGAAGTCAAAATGGAAGGAGGGGGAAAGGTTCAGAGAACAGCGATTACAGGAGGTTATGTCAATGCGCGCGCAAAGAGAGCGACTTCTCCAACAACATATGTTTGAAGAAGCACATCGACTAGAAGAGGTGATCACGGACACTCTAGAAGAGGCGGATTATATTCCAAGAACAACTCTAACATAA
- the LOC105327021 gene encoding short transient receptor potential channel 7 isoform X1, with translation MTKKQKSVHILSERLRPGLQDVERKYLESCELGDENFVKNVLNSGRVSADIEDTQGRTGLDISIENGHVSLVDYLLSKVSPKVIHQGLLCAIEYDREEICEILLNHPIYQTTHKDRDGVKSNEYSTIQGITSPNEVTAPDDDDLSMRSDISKFSELPVFNMLKEALIKAAIRNDFQIVQMIMMKGALVDIPHDYFCSCTSCIEEQNRDYMVFCNRRLDTFRALASPAYISLTDEDPVMSSFFLSKKFKQLQVMETEYKSTYEELDLQVQNFTLDLLNQCRTSEEVRSLLNSTEMTDANTNSFPLLQVALQMEQKKFVSHPKCQAQVSALWFSGLTGMRHLNRFEFLLLSIPLGMIFLPILSLVFIFVPWSKVTLLLNPPSTRFLSYTCSYITFLCLVVLGKIQFSNMWVSLGCEHSDPFTYVFITLIFMWIIGWIWEEMKQLFEQGAGNYFRSVWNIIDSLMLTFLLTSFTLDVVVPIRLQSSLAQHQINFNVSGEEININQLLFCYDVDNKNNYFSTERQCPTATIGVDWATSWVPDPELISDIMFSAGIILSIARISFIMPANETFGTMLVSFRRTFGDLVKLLAMFVLILLSFSCGLAALYAAHACQTAHFQGFSAVTFVLIWSLLGFGEGNTPNLNRSAPLSSITNNSSRITLTEWFGYAIYGLYVFAAIVVLMNLLIAVMSNTFQEVQDERDTEWKFSRTELWMTFIEPGCPVAPPFNIIPSIQNICEAWKKLCCLCSKSRCRTVKKQQYDLEMRCAPDASTPRQSVICALIQRYIVHASRAKLEDDEDVTEDRLRRLIERTASRLEKRLDEITGHVQHVDDHVSHVDKGERDIQQLQKEEMQRTNTLIKAQEEYIELLKSKWKEGERFREQRLQEVMSMRAQRERLLQQHMFEEAHRLEEVITDTLEEADYIPRTTLT, from the exons ATGACCAAGAAACAGAAATCTGTCCATATTTTGTCTGAAAGATTGAGACCAGGCTTGCAGGACGTCGAAAGAAAGTATTTAGAATCATGTGAGCTGGGAGACGagaattttgtcaaaaatgtgTTGAATTCAGGAAGAGTCTCTGCAGATATTGAAGACACACAGGGAAGAACTGGACTTGatatatcaatagaaaatgGACACGTTTCCTTGGTAGATTACCTTTTGTCCAAAGTCAGTCCAAAAGTTATCCACCAGGGACTTCTATGTGCTATAGAATACGATCGGGAAGAGATATGCGAGATTCTTTTGAATCACCCGATTTACCAAACCACACATAAAGATAGAGACGGGGTGAAAAGCAACGAATATTCTACCATACAAGGCATCACATCTCCAAATGAGGTTACAGCACCCGATGATGATGATTTATCAATGAGGTCGGATATTTCCAAATTCTCCGAATTGCCTGTTTTCAATATGCTCAAAGAGGCGTTGATTAAAGCAGCCATACGGAATGATTTTCAGATCGTTCAAATGATCATGATGAAAGGAGCATTGGTAGATATTCCTCACGACTATTTCTGTTCTTGTACATCATGTATTGAAGAGCAGAACAGGGATTACATGGTCTTTTGTAACAGAAGACTTGATACCTTTCGAGCTCTGGCAAGTCCAGCATACATTTCTCTAACAGATGAAGATCCTGTCATGTCTTCCTTCTTCCTCAGCAAAAAGTTCAAACAACTTCAAGTCATGGAAACTGAGTACAAG AGCACGTATGAAGAGCTTGACTTGCAGGTACAAAACTTCACTCTTGACTTGTTGAATCAGTGTCGTACTTCGGAGGAGGTGAGGTCGCTTTTAAACTCGACGGAAATGACCGATGCAAACACCAATTCTTTTCCTCTACTGCAGGTTGCATTGCAAATGGAGCAAAAGAAG TTTGTCTCTCACCCAAAATGCCAGGCTCAGGTATCAGCTCTTTGGTTTAGTGGACTTACAGGGATGCGTCACCTGAATCGTTTTGAATTCCTGCTGCTGTCTATTCCACTTGGAATGATATTTTTACCCATTTTATCCCTGGTTTTTATATTTGTACCATGGAGCAAA GTTACGCTTTTGCTGAACCCACCTTCCACCCGTTTCTTGAGCTATACATGTTCCTACATAACTTTCCTGTGTCTGGTTGTGTTGGGGAAAATCCAGTTTAGTAACATGTGGGTGTCACTTGGTTGCGAACATTCCGACCCATTTACATACGTTTTTATTACACTGATTTTTATGTGGATCATAG GGTGGATTTGGGAAGAAATGAAACAGTTGTTTGAGCAAGGAGCAGGCAATTACTTCCGCTCTGTGTGGAATATCATCGACTCTCTCATGCTTACGTTTTTGTTGACCTCTTTCACTTTGGACGTCGTTGTCCCCATTAGGTTGCAAAGTTCGCTAGCTCAACACCAGattaatttcaatgtatctGGTGAAGAAATCAACATCAATCAACTTCTCTTCTGCTATGATGTTGACAacaagaataattatttttcgaCGGAGAGGCAATGCCCTACGGCTACGATTGGTG TTGACTGGGCTACAAGTTGGGTCCCAGACCCTGAACTTATCTCTGATATAATGTTTTCTGCTGGGATAATTCTAAGCATTGCCAGAATATCTTTCATTATGCCTGCCAACGAAACATTTGGAACAATGCTCGTTTCATTTAGAAGGACTTTTGGTGACTTGGTGAAACTGTTAGCCATGTTTGTTCTAATCTTGCTTAGTTTTTCGTGTGGACTCGCCGCTCTCTATGCTGCACATGCGTGCCAGACAGCACACTTTCAAGG GTTTAGTGCTGTGACCTTTGTTTTGATTTGGTCACTGCTGGGTTTTGGCGAAGGAAATACCCCTAATTTAAATCGCAGTGCCCCTCTAAGTTCCATTACAAACAACTCATCACGCATCACATTAACGGAATGGTTTGGATACGCAATTTATGGTCTATATGTGTTTGCTGCTATTGTTGTTTTGATGAACTTGTTGATAGCTGTAATGAGCAATACTTTCCAAGAGGTCCAg GATGAGAGAGACACGGAGTGGAAGTTTTCACGTACAGAATTATGGATGACTTTTATTGAACCTGGCTGTCCGGTAGCCCCGCCCTTCAACATCATTCCTtccattcaaaatatttgtgaagCTTGGAAAAAACTGTGTTGCCTATGTAGCAAAAGCAGATGTCGTACTGTTAAAAAACAACAG TACGATTTAGAAATGAGATGCGCACCAGATGCAAGCACTCCTCGGCAG AGTGTTATATGCGCCTTAATACAAAGGTATATAGTTCATGCATCTCGCGCAAAACTGGAAGATGATGAAG ATGTCACGGAAGACAGACTACGAAGACTGATAGAAAGAACAGCGTCACGACTAGAAAAACGATTGGATGAAATTACAGGTCACGTGCAACATGTAGATGATCACGTGTCTCATGTTGACAAAGGTGAACGGGATATCCAACAACTTCAAAAGGAGGAAATGCAAAGAACTAACACT ctCATAAAAGCACAGGAAGAATACATAGAACTATTGAAGTCAAAATGGAAGGAGGGGGAAAGGTTCAGAGAACAGCGATTACAGGAGGTTATGTCAATGCGCGCGCAAAGAGAGCGACTTCTCCAACAACATATGTTTGAAGAAGCACATCGACTAGAAGAGGTGATCACGGACACTCTAGAAGAGGCGGATTATATTCCAAGAACAACTCTAACATAA